One genomic window of Halanaerobium saccharolyticum subsp. saccharolyticum DSM 6643 includes the following:
- the recJ gene encoding single-stranded-DNA-specific exonuclease RecJ, with product MEKIWNLSSFQENKKIDFLDKILSERNINTKKEKEIYLNSDLKYLSDPFILPEMNKAVKRIKKAVEQNEKILIYGDYDVDGITSTAVLYRFFKSEYGIDLQYFLPDRIKDGYGLNTKSLKKIVKNDVNLIITVDCGITAFNEAKYLQEKGVDLIITDHHTPAEKLPDALAILNHHLVESDNYFASEIAGVGTAYKLVQALNGESTTRMNEELLPIVALGTVADIAPLKNENRIFVKNGLKMINKDKVLGLKTLIEELKISKNNLSAGQIGFIIAPPLNAAGRICDAEEALKLLISENLEETKSIAKKLIKINKQRQQQEEIIYQEAENKIDNINLESEKSIILFDKEWHSGIIGIVASRLLEKYNLPVILFAVDKEKGTAKGSARSISSLNIYQALKHCQSKVLNFGGHKAAAGLSIKSSEIESFKDKFKEYLFKNLTEEDYFKRKRIDLNFDISRISKEFISSLEKFRPFGIANPAPKFLFQNLKSRQCYQMGKKDKHLKIYLENGIQAVAFNLGDKAAEISNNKFDLIAQPEINRWQGQENIQLKVDDYRIENNVSTALVFEENKYSFYDYRNFRDKNKKLNKLLDNKAIRKAAVYINYKKEKDSLKKVFQQHYFFGSQYKLEEDFSHLIFYSLPFSFEQFYKILKDYKNNNKNKINKVILMFSKSDINYNIKLIEYLKQKELAANSKNELDFKGSVRYNKLSRRMDNFMEFKDIIFKNNLFALITNVSNFKEDKNES from the coding sequence ATGGAAAAAATATGGAATTTATCTTCTTTTCAAGAAAACAAAAAAATAGATTTTTTAGATAAAATTTTATCTGAGCGAAATATTAATACTAAAAAAGAAAAGGAAATATATTTGAATTCAGATTTGAAATATTTGAGTGATCCTTTTATACTTCCGGAAATGAATAAAGCAGTTAAACGAATTAAAAAAGCAGTAGAGCAAAATGAAAAAATTTTAATTTATGGAGATTATGACGTAGATGGAATAACTTCAACAGCAGTTTTATATAGGTTTTTTAAAAGTGAATATGGAATTGATCTTCAATACTTTCTTCCAGATAGAATAAAAGATGGTTATGGTTTAAATACTAAATCCTTAAAAAAAATTGTTAAAAATGATGTTAACTTGATTATAACGGTGGATTGTGGAATTACAGCTTTTAATGAAGCTAAATATCTTCAAGAAAAAGGAGTAGATTTAATAATAACTGATCATCACACTCCTGCTGAAAAATTACCTGATGCATTAGCAATTCTTAACCACCACCTAGTTGAAAGTGATAATTATTTTGCTTCAGAAATTGCAGGTGTTGGCACTGCTTACAAATTAGTTCAGGCTCTAAATGGTGAGAGCACTACAAGAATGAACGAAGAGCTTCTGCCAATTGTTGCTTTAGGGACAGTTGCTGATATTGCACCATTGAAGAATGAAAATAGAATCTTTGTTAAAAATGGTTTGAAAATGATAAACAAAGATAAAGTACTTGGACTTAAAACTCTTATTGAAGAGCTAAAGATTAGTAAAAACAATCTTAGTGCAGGGCAGATTGGTTTTATAATTGCACCACCTTTAAATGCCGCCGGTAGAATTTGCGATGCTGAAGAAGCGTTAAAGCTTTTAATTAGTGAAAATCTAGAAGAAACAAAATCAATTGCCAAAAAACTCATAAAAATTAATAAACAGAGACAGCAGCAGGAAGAAATAATTTATCAAGAAGCCGAAAATAAAATTGATAATATAAATTTAGAAAGCGAAAAATCTATTATATTATTTGATAAAGAATGGCATTCTGGAATAATTGGGATTGTAGCTTCCAGATTATTAGAAAAATATAACTTGCCGGTGATTTTATTTGCGGTAGATAAAGAAAAAGGTACTGCTAAAGGTTCAGCCCGCAGTATTTCTTCTTTAAATATTTATCAAGCTTTAAAACACTGTCAATCTAAAGTGTTGAATTTTGGGGGGCATAAAGCAGCAGCTGGTTTGAGTATAAAAAGCTCTGAGATTGAAAGCTTTAAAGATAAATTCAAAGAATATTTATTTAAAAACTTAACTGAAGAGGATTATTTTAAAAGAAAAAGAATTGATTTAAATTTTGATATTTCAAGAATCAGCAAGGAATTCATTTCTAGTTTAGAAAAATTTAGACCATTCGGTATTGCAAATCCTGCTCCTAAATTTCTTTTTCAAAATTTAAAAAGCAGACAATGTTATCAAATGGGTAAAAAAGATAAGCATCTTAAGATTTATTTAGAGAATGGTATTCAGGCTGTAGCTTTTAATTTAGGAGATAAAGCTGCTGAAATTTCAAATAATAAATTTGATCTGATAGCTCAACCAGAAATTAATCGTTGGCAGGGTCAAGAAAATATACAACTTAAAGTTGATGATTACCGTATTGAAAATAATGTTTCTACAGCCTTAGTTTTTGAAGAAAACAAATATTCTTTTTATGATTATAGAAATTTTAGAGATAAAAATAAGAAATTAAATAAACTTTTAGATAATAAAGCTATCAGGAAAGCAGCAGTGTATATTAATTATAAAAAAGAAAAAGACAGCTTAAAAAAAGTTTTTCAGCAGCATTACTTTTTTGGTAGTCAGTATAAATTAGAAGAAGATTTTTCTCATTTGATTTTCTATTCACTCCCTTTTTCTTTTGAACAATTTTATAAAATTCTTAAAGATTATAAAAATAATAATAAAAATAAGATAAATAAAGTTATTCTTATGTTTTCAAAATCAGATATTAATTATAACATTAAATTAATTGAATATCTGAAGCAGAAAGAATTGGCTGCAAATTCTAAAAATGAATTGGACTTTAAAGGCTCAGTACGATATAATAAATTATCCAGGCGAATGGATAATTTTATGGAATTTAAAGATATTATTTTCAAAAATAATCTATTTGCTCTGATAACAAATGTATCTAATTTTAAGGAGGATAAAAATGAATCTTAG
- the secF gene encoding protein translocase subunit SecF, whose amino-acid sequence MDILGKRKIWYTVSIVIIAIGLLFLLINGLNLGIDFNGGTLMEFGVEDDITTEEVRAVLERIEIAEDSKIQHSEGSGENGIIIRTKTLESEEIVAIDNAIKAEFNSAEMLRTEMVGPTIGRELRINALLALIAASIAIVAYISFRFEFRFAVVSIITLMHDVLITLGIFAILGREVNTPFVAALLTIVGYSINDTIVIFDRIRENMKLMHKVPFVEQANTAVVDTLPRSINTSITTLITILAIYFFGGASIQTFMLALFIGMFAGTYSSIFVASPLLVTWQEKISK is encoded by the coding sequence GTGGATATTTTAGGAAAGAGAAAAATATGGTATACAGTTTCAATTGTAATTATTGCAATTGGCTTATTGTTTTTACTAATTAATGGTTTAAATCTAGGTATTGATTTTAACGGTGGAACACTAATGGAATTTGGTGTGGAAGATGATATTACTACCGAAGAAGTGAGAGCTGTTTTAGAAAGAATTGAAATAGCTGAAGATAGTAAAATACAGCATTCTGAAGGTTCAGGTGAAAATGGTATAATTATTAGAACCAAAACTTTAGAATCTGAAGAAATAGTAGCAATTGATAATGCAATAAAGGCTGAATTTAATTCTGCTGAAATGCTTAGAACAGAAATGGTTGGACCAACTATTGGTAGAGAGTTGAGGATTAATGCTTTACTAGCTTTGATAGCTGCTTCTATTGCAATAGTTGCTTATATTAGTTTCCGATTTGAATTTAGGTTTGCAGTAGTATCTATAATTACTTTAATGCATGATGTTTTAATTACACTAGGAATATTTGCTATTTTAGGTAGAGAAGTAAATACACCTTTTGTAGCAGCACTATTAACCATAGTTGGTTATTCTATTAATGATACTATTGTTATTTTTGATAGAATTAGAGAAAACATGAAGCTAATGCATAAGGTTCCATTTGTTGAACAGGCAAATACTGCTGTTGTTGATACACTTCCAAGATCTATTAATACTTCAATAACTACTTTAATAACTATTTTAGCTATTTATTTCTTTGGAGGAGCTTCTATTCAGACATTCATGTTAGCTCTCTTTATTGGTATGTTTGCTGGTACATATTCGTCAATTTTTGTGGCCAGTCCTTTATTGGTTACCTGGCAGGAAAAAATCAGCAAATAA
- the secD gene encoding protein translocase subunit SecD codes for MRYKQKRRIKLIIILAIMAFAAFLYFQHGINLGLDLQGGAHIVLQAQPTEEREINDTVMSGIQSVIERRVNQLGLSEPLIQREGSDRIIVELPAVDSPNEAINTIGRTAMLTFRNSAGEVLMTGEAVKDARADHDQYGRPVIAFTLNDEGSEKFANITRQYIGEKIGIYLDDERLTNPTVQAVIEERGQITGYDSIQAAEEDAILIREGALPVPVEVIETRTVGPTLGSISIQKSIRAGLIGLLLVAIYMVFYYRFPGVLAAVILAIYGLILMGTMAGLQATLTLPGIAGLILSIGMAVDANIIIFERIKDELKSGKTLRAAIDSGFRRAYTTIIDANVTTIMTALILAYFTSGTVRGFAVTLGIGIIVSMFTAFFVTRNVIDIFAGSKLLRENKSFGVRKG; via the coding sequence ATGAGGTATAAACAAAAAAGAAGAATTAAATTAATTATTATTTTAGCTATAATGGCCTTTGCTGCATTTTTATATTTTCAGCATGGGATTAATTTAGGACTTGATTTACAAGGGGGAGCCCATATAGTTTTACAGGCCCAACCAACAGAAGAAAGAGAAATAAATGATACGGTTATGTCAGGGATTCAAAGTGTAATTGAGCGTCGAGTTAACCAGTTGGGTTTAAGTGAGCCCTTAATTCAGCGTGAGGGAAGTGACAGGATTATCGTAGAATTACCAGCTGTTGATAGTCCAAATGAAGCTATTAATACAATCGGTAGGACTGCAATGTTAACTTTCCGAAATTCTGCTGGAGAAGTGTTGATGACTGGGGAAGCGGTTAAAGATGCAAGAGCAGATCACGATCAGTATGGAAGACCTGTTATCGCATTTACTTTAAATGATGAAGGTTCTGAAAAATTTGCGAATATAACCAGACAATATATTGGAGAAAAAATTGGTATTTACTTAGATGATGAAAGATTGACTAATCCAACAGTCCAAGCTGTAATTGAAGAGAGAGGTCAAATCACAGGTTATGATAGTATTCAGGCTGCTGAAGAAGATGCAATACTTATTAGAGAGGGTGCGCTTCCAGTACCGGTTGAAGTAATTGAAACCAGAACAGTTGGACCAACCCTTGGCTCCATTTCTATTCAAAAAAGTATTAGAGCCGGATTGATTGGTTTACTTTTAGTAGCTATATATATGGTATTTTATTATAGATTTCCAGGTGTATTAGCTGCTGTAATTTTAGCTATTTATGGTTTGATCTTAATGGGAACAATGGCCGGTTTACAAGCAACTTTAACCTTGCCTGGTATTGCTGGTTTAATACTTTCTATAGGTATGGCAGTTGATGCCAACATTATTATTTTCGAACGGATTAAAGATGAACTTAAATCTGGAAAAACACTAAGAGCAGCAATTGATTCTGGTTTTAGAAGAGCATATACAACTATTATTGATGCTAATGTAACTACTATTATGACAGCTCTTATTCTGGCCTATTTTACTAGTGGTACAGTAAGAGGTTTTGCTGTAACACTTGGCATAGGTATTATTGTCAGTATGTTTACTGCCTTCTTTGTAACACGAAATGTAATTGATATATTTGCAGGTAGTAAATTATTACGTGAAAATAAATCTTTCGGGGTCAGAAAGGGGTAA
- a CDS encoding RelA/SpoT family protein — MELDILLDKIKLYMDNPDLAMVEKAYKYADDAHDEQYRVSGEPFVEHPLGVAIILADLELDIVSIVASLLHDVVEDTGISSEEIEREFGAEVAHIVDGVTKLTRMQFKTKADQQAESLRKMFVAMAEDIRVVLIKLADRLHNMRTLNYLKKEKRKEKSKETLEIYAPLAHRLGMSKIKWELEDLSFRYLKPEIYYEVSHKIQANRKQREKDIKEAIETLKSTLKNHDIEADIYGRPKHLYSIYNKMKRKEVEFDEIYDLTAVRVLVENVKECYEVLGIIHEIWKPMPGRFKDYIAMPKSNMYQSLHTTVIAPNGDPLEVQIRTYEMHKTAEYGIAAHWRYKEGKVGDEKFEEKLSWLRRLLEWQKDLQEPQEFMETLKIDLFEDEVFVFTPEGDVVSLPRGGTPVDFAYHIHTEVGHRCVGAKVNGKIVPLEYKLKNSDIVEILTSKKSNGPSRDWLKFVKTSKARSKIKHWFKKQRRDEIIEKGHRILDEHLEKHNIKLSEKEKEKELKEITKDLGRKDVDDLLEELGYSNISPKQIVSKFKDYEPEKDLEKKQKSNQRKESSVDKGISVKGMEEMLVRMAKCCNPVPGDDIVGYITRGRGVSVHRKDCKNLKNLAESEPERIIDVSWERGRTESYQVDLRIEAVNKSALLNDVTHIIKEEKVNILSVMARTNDQNRAVINLSLELSSTEHMYDIMKKIESISGVLNVSRAKPA; from the coding sequence ATGGAATTAGATATCTTATTAGATAAAATTAAATTATATATGGATAATCCAGATTTAGCTATGGTTGAAAAGGCTTATAAATATGCTGATGATGCTCATGACGAACAATATCGAGTATCTGGGGAACCTTTTGTTGAACACCCACTTGGAGTAGCTATAATTCTCGCTGATTTGGAACTGGATATTGTTTCAATAGTAGCATCTTTATTACATGATGTTGTAGAAGATACTGGTATTAGCAGTGAAGAAATTGAAAGAGAATTTGGAGCAGAAGTAGCACATATTGTGGATGGAGTCACAAAGCTAACTCGAATGCAGTTTAAAACCAAAGCAGATCAGCAGGCAGAAAGTCTGCGAAAAATGTTTGTAGCTATGGCAGAAGATATAAGAGTTGTATTAATAAAACTTGCTGATAGACTGCATAATATGAGAACTCTTAATTATCTAAAAAAGGAAAAACGCAAGGAAAAATCTAAAGAAACTCTAGAAATTTATGCTCCTCTTGCTCATCGTCTTGGAATGTCAAAAATAAAATGGGAGTTAGAAGATTTATCTTTCAGATATTTAAAGCCAGAGATTTATTATGAGGTTTCACATAAAATTCAGGCTAATCGCAAACAAAGAGAAAAAGATATTAAAGAAGCTATTGAAACTTTAAAATCAACTCTTAAAAATCATGATATTGAGGCTGACATATATGGTCGACCTAAACATCTTTACAGTATTTATAATAAAATGAAACGTAAAGAAGTAGAATTTGATGAGATTTATGACTTGACAGCTGTTAGAGTGCTTGTAGAAAATGTTAAAGAGTGTTATGAGGTGCTGGGGATTATTCATGAAATATGGAAACCCATGCCTGGTAGATTTAAAGATTATATAGCAATGCCTAAATCTAATATGTATCAATCTCTTCATACAACAGTAATTGCCCCTAATGGAGATCCATTAGAGGTTCAGATCAGAACTTATGAAATGCATAAAACTGCCGAATATGGTATCGCTGCTCACTGGAGATATAAAGAAGGTAAAGTTGGCGATGAAAAATTTGAAGAAAAACTATCTTGGTTGAGAAGACTTCTAGAATGGCAGAAAGATCTGCAAGAACCTCAGGAATTTATGGAAACCTTAAAAATTGATCTTTTTGAAGATGAGGTTTTTGTATTTACACCAGAAGGGGATGTAGTTTCTCTTCCTCGAGGCGGAACACCTGTAGATTTTGCTTATCATATTCATACTGAGGTTGGACATCGCTGTGTAGGAGCTAAAGTTAATGGTAAAATTGTTCCTTTAGAATATAAGCTAAAAAACAGTGATATTGTAGAGATCTTAACTTCTAAAAAAAGCAATGGTCCTTCTCGTGACTGGTTGAAATTTGTTAAAACTTCTAAGGCTAGAAGTAAAATTAAACACTGGTTTAAAAAGCAGCGTCGAGATGAAATAATAGAAAAAGGCCATCGTATTTTAGATGAACATCTAGAAAAACACAATATTAAATTAAGTGAAAAAGAAAAAGAAAAAGAATTAAAGGAAATAACTAAAGACTTGGGACGAAAAGATGTTGATGATTTATTAGAAGAGCTTGGATATAGTAATATTAGTCCTAAACAGATAGTTAGTAAGTTTAAAGATTATGAACCAGAAAAAGATTTGGAGAAAAAACAAAAATCTAATCAGCGCAAAGAATCTTCAGTTGATAAAGGAATATCAGTTAAGGGAATGGAAGAAATGCTGGTTAGAATGGCCAAATGCTGTAATCCTGTTCCGGGTGATGATATAGTTGGATATATCACTAGGGGTAGAGGAGTTTCAGTTCATAGAAAAGATTGTAAAAATTTAAAAAACCTTGCTGAAAGTGAACCAGAAAGAATTATAGATGTAAGTTGGGAACGTGGTCGAACTGAATCTTATCAGGTTGACTTGAGAATTGAAGCAGTTAATAAAAGTGCGCTGCTGAACGATGTTACTCATATTATCAAAGAAGAAAAAGTTAATATACTGTCAGTTATGGCTAGAACCAACGATCAAAATAGAGCTGTGATTAATTTATCATTAGAATTGAGTTCAACAGAGCATATGTACGATATAATGAAAAAAATAGAATCAATATCAGGTGTTCTTAATGTGAGTCGGGCAAAACCCGCTTAA
- the lepB gene encoding signal peptidase I encodes MKSAVKEFLQSLVIAGILAFFIITFVAQSFVVDGRSMANTLQDGERLFVNKFIYRFHPPERGDIIVFTPKGSPGQKYIKRVIGKPGDTVYIKDGTTYVNGEALEENYLPEKMIGDFGPYEIPEQSVFVLGDNRNHSADSRFGSVVGFVEYDDISGKAFWVYWPLTEMRIIDHQEYNLSFEN; translated from the coding sequence TTGAAAAGTGCAGTTAAAGAATTTTTACAATCACTAGTAATAGCCGGTATATTGGCCTTTTTTATCATTACATTTGTTGCCCAGTCATTTGTAGTAGATGGAAGGTCAATGGCTAATACTCTTCAAGATGGTGAGAGGTTATTTGTCAATAAATTTATCTACAGATTTCATCCACCTGAAAGAGGAGACATAATAGTTTTTACTCCAAAAGGATCACCAGGTCAAAAATATATTAAACGAGTAATTGGTAAACCAGGTGATACCGTTTATATAAAAGATGGGACCACTTATGTTAATGGTGAAGCCTTAGAAGAAAATTATTTACCAGAAAAAATGATTGGAGATTTTGGCCCTTATGAAATACCGGAGCAAAGTGTTTTTGTATTAGGTGACAACAGAAATCATAGTGCTGACAGTAGATTTGGCAGTGTTGTGGGATTTGTAGAATATGATGATATTTCAGGCAAAGCTTTCTGGGTTTACTGGCCTTTGACTGAAATGAGAATAATAGATCATCAGGAATACAATTTATCATTTGAAAACTAA
- a CDS encoding adenine phosphoribosyltransferase, protein MNLSDKIRNIPDFPKEGILFKDITPLLRDKEALKEAIEKMADMFRDYDIDYVVGIEARGFLVGTPLAIELNKGFIPIRKPGKLPHDVLKKSYELEYGKNEIEIHKDAVSEGDKILIVDDLLATGGTTLASTEMIEELGGEVVGCAFLLELDALDGREVLKDYEVKSLLIE, encoded by the coding sequence ATGAATCTTAGTGACAAAATAAGAAATATTCCGGATTTCCCCAAAGAAGGGATTTTATTCAAAGATATAACTCCGCTTTTAAGGGATAAGGAAGCACTTAAAGAGGCCATCGAAAAAATGGCAGATATGTTTAGAGATTATGATATTGATTATGTGGTGGGAATAGAGGCCAGAGGATTTTTAGTTGGAACACCTTTAGCTATAGAACTTAATAAAGGTTTTATTCCGATTAGAAAACCGGGGAAATTACCACATGATGTATTAAAGAAATCTTATGAATTAGAATATGGAAAAAATGAAATTGAAATACATAAGGATGCAGTTTCTGAAGGAGATAAGATTCTGATTGTAGATGATTTACTTGCTACAGGCGGAACTACTCTTGCCTCAACAGAAATGATAGAAGAGTTAGGCGGAGAAGTTGTTGGTTGTGCATTTTTATTAGAATTAGATGCACTTGACGGAAGAGAAGTTTTAAAAGATTATGAGGTTAAGTCATTATTAATTGAATAA
- the yajC gene encoding preprotein translocase subunit YajC, which yields MEYLYAILPWVLIFGIFWFFLIRPQQKQKKEHQNMLNNLSVGDKIVTIGGIKGKIIKINDNNIRVRVSSNVDIDFIKNAVSKVEEKSSSSKKEEITEKNENDK from the coding sequence ATGGAATATTTATACGCAATTTTACCATGGGTCTTAATTTTCGGTATTTTTTGGTTCTTTTTAATTAGACCTCAGCAAAAGCAGAAAAAAGAACATCAGAATATGTTAAATAATTTAAGTGTTGGTGATAAGATAGTCACAATTGGTGGTATCAAAGGTAAGATTATAAAAATCAATGACAATAACATTAGAGTCAGAGTTTCTTCAAATGTTGATATTGATTTTATAAAAAATGCTGTGTCTAAAGTAGAAGAAAAAAGCAGCAGTAGTAAAAAAGAAGAGATCACCGAGAAAAATGAGAATGATAAATAA
- the tgt gene encoding tRNA guanosine(34) transglycosylase Tgt yields MFDFKLFKENKRSKARLGEITTDHGKIQTPIFMPVGTQATVKAMSSRELKEIGSQIILGNTYHLYLRPGDELIAKAGGLHQFMNWDRPILTDSGGFQVFSLADLREIEEEGVYFQSHLDGSKHFISPEKSMQIQKNLGSDIVMAFDECPPYPAEKEYVENSLNRTLRWAERCKKEMEGVENQALFGIIQGGVYPELRKQSVEETTKLDFPGYSIGGLSVGETKDEMYKMLDHTTPLMPKDKPRYLMGVGTPEDLIEGIYHGIDMFDCVMPTRIARHGQIFTHSGRKTIRNATYKQDFTPLDSECDCHVCQNYSRGYVRHLIKRNEILGVRLTTYHNLYFMLKLSEEIREAIRNDKFIDFREEFYDKYELK; encoded by the coding sequence TTGTTTGATTTCAAATTATTCAAAGAAAACAAGAGATCTAAAGCACGCTTGGGTGAAATAACTACAGATCATGGTAAAATTCAAACACCAATTTTTATGCCTGTAGGGACTCAAGCAACTGTAAAAGCAATGTCATCGAGAGAATTAAAAGAGATTGGTTCTCAAATAATTTTGGGTAATACTTACCATCTTTATTTAAGACCCGGTGATGAATTAATAGCTAAGGCTGGTGGTCTGCACCAATTTATGAATTGGGATCGTCCTATTTTAACTGATAGTGGAGGTTTTCAAGTTTTTTCGCTGGCTGATTTAAGAGAAATCGAAGAAGAAGGTGTTTATTTTCAATCTCATTTAGATGGATCCAAACACTTTATTTCGCCAGAGAAGTCAATGCAGATTCAGAAAAATTTAGGGTCTGATATTGTAATGGCTTTTGATGAATGCCCACCATATCCAGCTGAAAAAGAATATGTAGAAAATTCATTAAATAGGACTCTGCGTTGGGCAGAGAGATGTAAAAAGGAAATGGAAGGTGTAGAAAATCAGGCCTTATTTGGCATCATTCAAGGTGGTGTTTATCCAGAGCTTAGAAAACAGAGTGTTGAAGAAACAACAAAATTAGATTTTCCAGGTTATTCGATTGGTGGTTTGAGTGTTGGAGAGACTAAGGATGAAATGTATAAAATGCTAGATCACACAACTCCTCTGATGCCAAAAGATAAACCACGTTATCTAATGGGAGTTGGGACTCCTGAAGATTTAATTGAAGGTATTTATCATGGAATTGATATGTTTGACTGTGTAATGCCAACTAGAATTGCTCGTCATGGGCAGATATTTACTCATTCAGGTAGAAAAACAATTAGAAATGCAACCTATAAACAAGATTTTACTCCATTAGATTCAGAATGTGACTGTCATGTCTGCCAGAATTATAGTCGTGGCTATGTAAGACATTTAATTAAAAGAAATGAAATTTTAGGAGTAAGATTAACCACTTATCATAATTTATACTTTATGTTAAAACTTTCAGAAGAAATAAGAGAAGCAATTAGAAATGATAAATTTATTGATTTTAGAGAAGAATTTTATGATAAATATGAATTAAAATAA
- a CDS encoding AarF/UbiB family protein, with translation MDMNLPKHYRHFQRYSEIAQILVKNGLGFIISQLELNKYLPFRKRINTGERPTGKMLAVKIREVLQELGPAYIKLGQLLSTRADIFPPVFIAEMRKLQDKVPPEEFEVIEEFLKNELGDKYQEEIIKIDKEAEAAASIGQTHKVVLKNNKAAIMKVKRPGIDKKISVDVEIMENLAKQAEERNLFNSIIRPLEIIQEFKRTIKDELNFKGEMANIIRFRSDFVDNPYITAPEVYSEISTVNVLIMEEIKGIKLREVDQNHPHNKFIAELGAKALMRQVLINGFFHADPHPGNIFITGEKTIAYVDFGMVGRITEEDRDLMALLFYALINKKINVLMDVILILGTKPDNFNRRRFQLDMEKILDRYYGTDLENIEIKAVFEDLQYFIYEHQIRMPQDFFLLFRAIAVSEGVGQDLDPDFNVVEVGKDFISEILDDRMQFDKIISRVGSEIWKLGRKKYEFNSQLKSILRKLEEDDFTINFRHTNLENLISRLDIISNRLSMSLIIASLIIGSTLLIQTNMEPRIFNIPLLGFIGYSFAGVLGLLLVISIFRSGKY, from the coding sequence ATGGATATGAACTTACCCAAACATTATAGGCATTTTCAGCGTTACAGTGAAATTGCACAAATCCTTGTTAAAAATGGGCTTGGTTTTATAATTTCTCAGCTAGAATTGAATAAATATTTACCATTTAGAAAAAGAATAAATACTGGTGAGAGGCCTACCGGTAAAATGCTTGCGGTTAAAATACGAGAAGTTCTGCAGGAATTAGGTCCTGCCTATATTAAACTAGGACAATTATTAAGTACCAGAGCTGATATATTTCCGCCTGTGTTTATAGCTGAAATGCGCAAACTGCAGGACAAAGTTCCACCTGAAGAATTTGAAGTTATTGAAGAATTTTTAAAAAATGAGCTTGGAGATAAGTATCAAGAAGAGATTATAAAAATAGATAAAGAAGCTGAAGCTGCAGCTTCAATTGGTCAAACTCACAAAGTTGTTTTAAAAAATAATAAAGCAGCAATTATGAAAGTCAAAAGACCTGGTATTGATAAAAAAATCAGTGTTGATGTAGAGATTATGGAAAACCTTGCCAAACAAGCGGAAGAAAGAAATCTGTTTAATTCTATAATTCGTCCTTTAGAAATAATACAGGAATTTAAGCGGACAATAAAAGACGAATTAAATTTCAAAGGTGAAATGGCAAATATCATTCGTTTTCGCAGTGATTTTGTTGATAATCCTTATATTACAGCTCCAGAAGTGTATTCTGAGATTTCTACAGTCAATGTTTTAATTATGGAAGAAATTAAAGGGATTAAACTGAGAGAAGTTGATCAAAATCATCCTCACAATAAATTTATTGCAGAACTAGGAGCAAAAGCTTTAATGAGGCAGGTTTTAATTAACGGTTTTTTTCATGCTGATCCTCATCCAGGCAATATTTTTATTACAGGTGAAAAAACAATTGCCTATGTAGATTTTGGAATGGTAGGTAGAATTACTGAAGAAGATAGAGATTTAATGGCTCTACTCTTTTATGCATTAATTAATAAAAAAATAAATGTTTTAATGGATGTTATTTTAATACTGGGGACTAAGCCTGATAATTTTAATAGAAGAAGATTTCAGCTTGATATGGAAAAAATTCTGGATAGATATTATGGTACTGATCTTGAAAACATTGAAATTAAAGCTGTTTTTGAAGATCTACAGTATTTTATTTATGAACATCAGATAAGAATGCCTCAGGATTTCTTTTTGTTATTTAGAGCTATTGCAGTCAGTGAAGGAGTAGGACAGGATCTGGATCCTGATTTTAATGTGGTTGAAGTAGGAAAAGATTTTATTTCGGAGATTTTAGATGATCGAATGCAGTTTGATAAGATCATTTCCAGAGTTGGTTCTGAAATTTGGAAGTTGGGACGCAAAAAATATGAATTTAACAGTCAGCTTAAATCTATTTTAAGAAAGCTTGAAGAAGATGATTTCACTATTAATTTTAGGCATACAAATCTGGAAAATCTAATTTCCAGACTTGATATTATTTCGAATCGTTTGTCAATGAGTTTAATAATTGCTTCTTTAATAATTGGATCAACTTTATTAATTCAAACAAATATGGAGCCTCGTATCTTTAATATTCCGCTTCTTGGTTTTATTGGTTATTCTTTTGCTGGTGTTTTGGGACTTCTTTTGGTTATTTCAATCTTCAGGTCTGGAAAATACTAA